The genomic window tgtcAGGTATATCGAGAGTAATACTATTTTGTTCTGCTAATAATTCAacttttttccaaaatataagaaattctTCATCACAacgtaatttttcaaatgatagTATTACaccatttataatgtttttagctTTACCCAGAGTGCCAGTTTTTGATTGTAATGTGGTACTTagtatgttaataatactaagcacatcttttaataaaataaccccaataaaaaatgtacacttcTGTAATTCACTAAGAATACctgaaattaaaagtatagttaaataataaaacaaacaaatattgtatctatttaatgaaaatgcacattgtttaaacttttattatgttatacctgaaaaaacttaatttttaattatttttataatgaatagtgaatatttaaaatatttaatacctattgctTCGACAACATCTTTATCAGATTGCTCTTCAATttcgttatttaaatattctaatatagcaatgtaattatttatcattgcttcacaatttttaaatcggCACACCCACCGAGTGTCGCATACTCTGAGGATACTTCCTTTTTTTAATCCTAGATCCAATTGAATTTTACAGAGTTTCGTATTGTTAGATGGACGAGCAAAATGAACGTATACCATTTCTAACGTATTAAAAACACAACGAGCATTCTGCAAAAAATAGGttctaatattatgcaaattaaaaactacaaatacttaaattatatttaagttaaaataaattaatattatacctaaactaaaaaaatattttaaaaataccttaaTTTCTTTACACAGGTCCACAACAACCAGATTCAACCTATGGGCCATACAATGCGTATATATTGCATAGGGATAATCTTCTTTAATTTTGGCTTGTACACCTCCTATATGGCCTGACATCACACTGGCTCCATCATACGATTGTGCTACAATATTTACTGTATCcatgtttaaattacaatcTTTAAAACTAGTGTAAATAGCAGAAACAATTTGATTGGCATTCTGGCCACAAGAAAcatcaataaattgtaaaaatcttTCATAAATGTCAAGCCCAACTGCATAACGCACACACACAGACAATTGTTCTTGTTTATGAGACCTAGCCTCATCGACCATTAGAGCAAAATGTCCAGTGTCAATTATTTGTCCAACAATAGTTTCTGTTACCAAGTCAGCACTAATCTTAATAAGTTCTTCTTGAATTTTCCAGCtggtcaaattaatttttttttgataaaagctTTGAAATTCTGgcataaattttgaaaaaactacATTgcataattctttaaaattacctatattatatgtttaaaatattgtttattaaattaagttcaagtactaattattttcaaacaccTATTATTTACCTTGATTTATTGAATCAGTTCCTTCATTATGTCCTCTTACTGCAATGCCTTGTTTtgcaatgtataaaattatttcaattaaactcGACAtatatttgcaattttttgAGACTTCTTCTTTATGAAAACTAGACAATTGAGTAACTACTGATCCAGATTTTTCACTAGACTTATATGCCATCATTTTCGATTCATTTGTTTTATGGTTGATAGTAACTAAATGACTTTTAAGTTTCACAATAAACTGAAATACACATAGGTAGactattataagtacctatatcaaaatattttaaatgttgtttttggaattattaaaaacattatttattttgatgttatttgaaataataatatttaatcaaatactaCAATAGATACTAGATAGGTAGCCTTAAGCccttaaataagtattttaagaagtagtaatagacaatagtagtgtacaatatattttatgtataaaggtaccaaagtaggtacttactttttGCCAATTGTTGAAGCCAGTCCTAGTCCATGTATCTTCACTATTCTCTGGTCCAAAAATACGACAAACAAAACAGAATGCAGCATTACGTTGAACACTATACTCCAACCAATCACATTCTGTATACCACTGACTACGAAATGATCTAAACTTTTCtccaaatttagtttttttgtaaGCCTAAagtgtacaaattattttacactttattattaattataaaattgatttttttttgttaagtatttattatagtaatttcatTCAATCAAAATGATAGCAAAAGCATACGGAATACTCAAGTATTAATCTCAAGAAAAATTTTGCTTAagcttaaaataaagaattataaaataatttattatttatagtacatattacatactgCAAGTTCAGGACGTCGTGGTCCACTCTCTCGATCACCCAAATCGGACAAATCATTAATTCtatcagtatttttattacactgtGGACTTATTAGATTAGACTGATCTGAAGAAGTAGAAGCGCTTGAAACTTGAACAACACCTGGATCGTCGACTTGttcttcagtttttttttgttttttaaatatactaaacatttttgtatagtaGTAGGTAaacgttaaattttaatttaaaaaacgatgAAAAAATgcacgatttaaaaataaaacacaattcaAAAGTCAAAACACCGTGTGGCACTGTGGCAACTGGaagtgagtgtgtgtgtgtgtcattTCGTTTTTGTTAACAACAACTGGAAGTCTGGCTATAAATAGCTCCCAGCGAAAAGAAATTACCAACACATTAacgataatgataaattatcagAATCGACAAAAtctgatacaataatatgtacttattatataatataaatatatcgttATGATTGTTGTTCCACGAATGCACGAATAACTACGTTTATGCGATCTGTTATAAGttgcctataatatttatttgtatattattataaaaacatcagATATTCTACAATTTGTCTATACAGACatatcgtacctatataatatatatagctagGTCCCTGGGTACATAATTGGTGGGTACCTATTTTTCTCAATATACATTATGGTGCCTACacattttttggaaaaagGCTTATATTTTTTGGGGGTGCACATTTTAAACTTGGGGGTGCACAAGTCCCCTGTGCACCCCCCTAGTTGCGCCAATGAGTACTGGGCCGTGAACCATATGGCTGTCATGTACCTAGTATGCAGTCTACGTCTACCAGCAAATGCGTTCTACCGACCTTGTCTACCTGCGGTTTTTACATAGgcttaagtttatttttaatagatacactttaatatttttcttaggttaacattttatctttattgcattatacacatataacaatacttcaacattttgaaaagtatGGGCTCTATAGGTGACGATAGCTCGTCATTTATTACGCGACaccacaatttatattttatacacccaATATGTTGGcaaaagatttttattcaattattagttGTGGTGAATCAaccacaaatttttaaattagcataaacgttttggtaaataatgaaaatgccgaatgtattaactattaagtgtGAAAGTGCTacgaatttataatacctatacgtaaGGAGAGAGGTAAGGAAAGGAAAGTTTTACGTTGTAAGAGAAGGTCgagataggttaggttatattatattgtaagagAGATGTCAAACAACACAAAGCTTAAGatgagaaaattattttattttttaaaggatTTCCAatgaaataaactatattttattttaaataattttactatattataagaacaaaatactcgtagtaacaaaataataccaattattaaacttaatctACGGCCGAtataacaattgaaattttaaagtgcatgttatcatacattttgtttaccttttttttttaataattttgctgcttaaaatatagtttatttcatTAGGAACTCAtatggatatattattacctatataattaaatattaataaataaatcatgttagtaaaatatatattttgagttttttaacacatattttagtagcataaatattaaatacatataaatccaagtcctaaatttataattgtgtatactattatataggaaAAGATAATGCTTTTTGG from Aphis gossypii isolate Hap1 chromosome 1, ASM2018417v2, whole genome shotgun sequence includes these protein-coding regions:
- the LOC126550966 gene encoding uncharacterized protein LOC126550966; protein product: MVYVHFARPSNNTKLCKIQLDLGLKKGSILRVCDTRWVCRFKNCEAMINNYIAILEYLNNEIEEQSDKDVVEAIGILSELQKCTFFIGVILLKDVLSIINILSTTLQSKTGTLGKAKNIINGVILSFEKLRCDEEFLIFWKKVELLAEQNSITLDIPDIRKRKRIQPKYLNSFHVETVTGEENNINSLTVEDYWKKNLYFPIIDGIIINLKKRFSEESLSMASSIDCFLNLDFNGSYLFINHYKDVMNVSVDMLKAEMMVFKNCLPTNFSFSDVKNNIQKVTYPNLYKLIQFPVKICFAMINDKILTKRKDSL
- the LOC126551031 gene encoding uncharacterized protein LOC126551031, with amino-acid sequence MTLGPPNLIRFWNIFTGISQNKFIQSSYTAYKKTKFGEKFRSFRSQWYTECDWLEYSVQRNAAFCFVCRIFGPENSEDTWTRTGFNNWQKFIVKLKSHLVTINHKTNESKMMAYKSSEKSGSVVTQLSSFHKEEVSKNCKYMSSLIEIILYIAKQGIAVRGHNEGTDSINQGNFKELCNVVFSKFMPEFQSFYQKKINLTSWKIQEELIKISADLVTETIVGQIIDTGHFALMVDEARSHKQEQLSVCVRYAVGLDIYERFLQFIDVSCGQNANQIVSAIYTSFKDCNLNMDTVESGCCGPV